Part of the Candidatus Binataceae bacterium genome, ACGGGTTTTCTCCGCAAGCGCGGCGCGTAGAATATCGCGCGCCTCCTCCTCCATCGATCGTCCATGCCGAGCGGCACGCAAGCGAAGCCGGTCCTTCACGTTCGATTCCAGATTCCGAATGGTGATGCTCGACATGCAATCACTGATATCATTGCAATCATTGATTAACAAGAAGCCGGGTGAAGACAAGGATGCCGACGCCCACCCATCTTTCCAAGACACGATGAAAATGATCGTGCGCCCTTCTTTTTGGGCTTTTTAAATGGCGGGCGACTCCACCCACCGCCAACGGCGGATGGCTTTATTGACGACCTGCGCGGACGATGATCACGGCGATCGATACTAGGATCCTGCTCGACGTCCTTGTGCCAAACGACGATTTCTACGAGGCATCTACCAACGCGCGCTTCAGGAGGCGGCGGGGAGGGCTCTCTTGTGATCAGTGACGTGGTTTACGCCGAACTTTGCATTCATTCGAGATCCAACGCGAGTGCGATGCCTTCCTCGAAGCCAACGAATCCGTGTGCAGGCGTTAACGCGGGATGCCCATTTCTGCGCGAGCTGCGGATGGCGGACCTATCGGCGGCAGGCTGGTACGCGACCCGGAACGCCCATCCGGTCCCGACGCATCGAAATCTCGTGTCCTGCTTGCAATAATATTGTTATTACAAAGGCAAGGGATTGGTAATGAAGGCGGTGATTCGAAAGATGGGCAATTCCTCCGGAGTAATCATCCCCAAGCCGATCCTTGCCCAGATCGGTATTCAGACGGGAGATGACCTCGAACTTGTCGCTTGATGACGATCGAATCGTGCTGGCGCCGGCTAGACGGCATCCGCGCACCGGCTGGGCCGATGCGGCGAGGCGCATTGCAGACGCTGCCGACGATGCCCTAGTGTGGCCTGAGTTCGGGAACGCTGACGATGCGGACCTGGAATGGTAAAGCCTGCAAGGGCCGGCTTTTGTAACCGTTACCCGCGGCGACGTGTGGCTCGCAGCACTTGACCCAACGCTCGGCAGCGAAATCCGCAAGGCTCGTCCCGTGCATCGTAGTTTCACCGCCAGAAATGCACGATTATCTGCGGACCGTCATAGTAGCGCCGATGACAACCGGTAATCGACCTGCACCTTTTCGCATTCCAGTGAGCTTCGCCGGAAAGAAAGGTTTGATCCTGCTCGATCAGATGCGTGCCCTAGACAAGCAGCGGCTTGTGCAGCACCTCGGAGCGGTTGAACGCCGAACCCTACTAGCCACGCTCACTCGCCTGCGCGACGTATTCGCAGAGTAACCGGGGCATACGGGGTCGAGAGCGTATTGTTATGACTGCTGGTATCCGATCCAGACCCAGCGTGGCCGGTTAACGCGGCCCGGCGACCTCCACACGGCGCAGCAAAGCCTTGTGATGTCCGGAGGTCATCTGGAAATTCGATACGATGGTCACTTTTGGGTCGATCCTGGTCTGAAGCCTCGGCAGCGACCGGGGTACCTGAGGGCCTAAAAGCGTACCTCCTTCGATAGCGAAAATCGCTACCAGTGTTGCGGGGTAACGCCGCGGTGGTTGCGGTGCCTTAAACTTTAAAAAGGCCAATTTTCTTAGGTCTTCTGTAGTCCCATCCGGGAGGATGAGCATTGCGGTCAACTGTAGCCTGGTACCCTTGGCGATCGAGGGGTTCACTTCACTTCGTTACTCTAAATTGGTCCACCCCAGCCAGCCGTCCCGCGTCAGCTGCCGTCCTCTTTCCGCTTCAGGACGTTCTGCACCTGTTCCGCGCGACGCCTTGCCGTATCCAGCACCGTACTTCCTCGGAGTGCCGTTCGTCTGCCATTTGCCACCTCGCCAAGTCTTTCGACCTTGTACTATTAGTGGCTCTTATTCTAAGGGTCCACATAGGGGAGCCGGGTATTCGACCCTTATTTGGACCTCTCAAGCTCGCGTGTCGATCCAGCCATCCAAGCCTCGTGTTCGGCTAGAGCGGCCTCTTGACTTGGTATGAATTTAATCCATACTCCAAAGTATGAAGATCGGCGAGCGCGGTCAAGTGACGATCCCGAAAGAAATTCGCGAAGAATTCGGCCTGGGCCCGGATACGGAGGTCGAGTTTCATGTGATCGGCGGCTCCATCGTTTTAAAGAAAGCACCCAAGAAGCTGAACCTCTCCAGATGGAAGGGCCGCTGCGGCGACACGTTTGCGAAGCTGGGTTACACCTCCGTGGACAAGTTTATTGACGACGTGCGCGGACGATGATTACAGCGATCGATACTAACATCCTGCTCGACGTCCTGGTGCCGAACGAGGATTTCTACGAGGCATCAACCAACGCGCTTCAGGAAGCGGCGGGAGAGGGTTCTCTTGTGATCAGTGACATCGTTTACGCCGAACTTTGTATTCATTTCGAGATCCAACGCGAGTGCGATGCCTTCCTCGAAGCCAACGAAATCCGTGTGCAGGCGCTAACGCGGGAAGCCCACTTCCACGCGAGCCGCGCATGGCGGACCTATCGGCAGCAGGGTGGAAAAAGAACCCGGATTCTTGCGGATTTTTTGATCGGCGCTCACGCCCAAAAGCAGGCAACGGTCCTGCTTTCGCGGGATCGAGGGTTCTATCACAAACTGTTTCCGTCGCTTGACCTCCACGACCCGAGTGCAGTTGGTTGAGAAGATTTGCGCTCCTGCCGTAGAACTCGAAGGTACAGACTCTTCGGTTAACAGGTAGGGGTACGGTTCAGGCATTTGAAGGGGCACCCGGACACTTCTATACTTCCGGGCTTCTTTCCTCGATGCTGGTCAACGCGGCCGAACTCGCGCCAAACAGAAAGCGCCGCATCTGCCGGAGGAGTCGTTTACCCCACGCGGCCGAGGCCTCGCACCACGAAGCTTCACACTCTCGTGGGAGGGTGGAGCGAGCTATAAGAGGCGACAGGAGGTCCAACCAGTGCGGTAGAGTTTAATTCGCCGGATCGGCGCCCATGCTCGCATTAGATCCTCTGTAGTCCCATCCGGGAGGATGAGCATTGCGGTCAACTATAGACTAGTACCCTTGGCGATCGAGGGCCCGGGCCTCGGGGTGGTCTTGATCTCAGTTGCGACTGCAGCGGTGACCTTCAGGTTGTTAAATGTAAAAAAGTCGACCCCCCTTGCTTAAATCTCGTGATGATTTGTCCCGATCCTACCTCCACCCCGATAAGCAGACCGGTCGCGTTCACCGTCGCAAGGTTTGTGGGGCTGACACTCCAACTCACCAAACCTATGAGGTCCTCGGTAGTCCCATCCGATAAGGTAGCCGTTGCGGTTAACTGTAAACTGGTGCCCTTGGCGATAGAGGGCTTCGGCGGGGTAATCTCGATGTCAATTATTTTCGCGGTGGCGACGACCGTGGTCGAGCCTTGGACGCCGTCGAGCGTCGCAGCAATCGATGCGCTTCCGACGCCACCCTGGGCGGCCATCTGCACCGTGGTGCCTTTAGCCAGCAGCGGGTTGATGGGCGCTACCGTTATCGAGGTCAGGGTGGTTTTAGTGACGGTGAATGCGCTGACCCCTGTTATCCCGTCGAGCGTGGCGCTCACGGTGGTGGCGCCGACGCCGCTTCCACCGGCCAACCCCTTGGTGCCGGCCAGATTGCTGACAATCGTCTTTGGAGTTTGCCGCTTATACGACCGGACCTGCTTGTGACCAAAAGGAAATCAAATCGGCTGGTCAAACTGCAGGACGGCGGCGCAACGCGGGGGTGCTACGGATTTCGCTTAGGAAACGCTAAGGCGTTTCCTAAGCGTGCCGCAGAGAGTTTCGGCGTTGGGGTGGGGCGAGTGATTAAAGGCCCGGTTCTACCTCCTCTTTCAAGTTCAAGGCACCGCGATCACCGTTATCGAGGTAGCGTGCAAGGGGGGCGAGGAAAAGGCTATCGGTGTGAGAACGCCCGGCGCCGTAATCGAGTAAGCCAAAACTCCGCCCGGTGTCGAGCCTAGAGGTTGGGCCGCCACGTATACGAATTTGCCGCTGGGATCAACGACAACTGAGCGTGGGTCACCTCCGGCCGCGACCGAGGTAACTGACGGCACAA contains:
- a CDS encoding AbrB/MazE/SpoVT family DNA-binding domain-containing protein, whose translation is MKIGERGQVTIPKEIREEFGLGPDTEVEFHVIGGSIVLKKAPKKLNLSRWKGRCGDTFAKLGYTSVDKFIDDVRGR
- a CDS encoding type II toxin-antitoxin system VapC family toxin, whose product is MITAIDTNILLDVLVPNEDFYEASTNALQEAAGEGSLVISDIVYAELCIHFEIQRECDAFLEANEIRVQALTREAHFHASRAWRTYRQQGGKRTRILADFLIGAHAQKQATVLLSRDRGFYHKLFPSLDLHDPSAVG
- a CDS encoding Ig-like domain-containing protein, which translates into the protein MSATLDGITGVSAFTVTKTTLTSITVAPINPLLAKGTTVQMAAQGGVGSASIAATLDGVQGSTTVVATAKIIDIEITPPKPSIAKGTSLQLTATATLSDGTTEDLIGLVSWSVSPTNLATVNATGLLIGVEVGSGQIITRFKQGGSTFLHLTT